The Aureimonas mangrovi genome includes a region encoding these proteins:
- a CDS encoding acetyl-CoA C-acetyltransferase, which produces MAEAYIYDHVRTPRGRGKKDGALHEVPAVRLGAKVLESLRERNGIDTAKVDDIIFGCVDPVGEAGSVIPKASAFEAGYAFSAPGMQISRFCASGLDAVNLGAAKIAQGADDLVIAGGVESMSRVGMGMSGGAWIMDPSVGIPSYFMPQGVSADLIATKYGFSRDDVDSYAVESQKRAGRAWEEGRFSKSVVAVKDQNGLTILDRDEHMRPTTDMQSLGSLNASFAMHGEMGGYDAVAIQAHPELESVNHVHHAGNSSGIVDGAGAVLLGSKEGGEMLGVKPRARIRAFANIGSDPALMLTGPVDVTEKLLARSGMQLSDIDLFELNEAFAAVVLRYLQAFEIDPSVMNVNGGAIAMGHPLGATGAMILGTALDELERQDKNTALVTLCIGAGMGTATIIERV; this is translated from the coding sequence ATGGCCGAAGCCTATATCTACGATCACGTTCGCACCCCGCGCGGGCGCGGCAAGAAGGACGGCGCCCTGCACGAGGTGCCGGCCGTGCGCCTCGGCGCGAAGGTGCTCGAGTCGCTTCGCGAGCGGAACGGCATCGACACCGCCAAGGTGGACGACATCATCTTCGGTTGCGTCGACCCGGTCGGCGAGGCCGGCTCGGTGATCCCGAAAGCCTCGGCCTTCGAGGCAGGCTACGCCTTCTCCGCTCCAGGCATGCAGATTTCGCGCTTCTGTGCGTCGGGCCTCGACGCGGTGAATCTCGGCGCTGCCAAGATCGCGCAGGGCGCGGACGACCTCGTCATCGCGGGCGGTGTGGAATCCATGTCGCGCGTCGGAATGGGTATGTCCGGCGGCGCCTGGATCATGGATCCCTCGGTCGGCATTCCGTCCTACTTCATGCCGCAGGGCGTCTCGGCGGACCTCATCGCCACCAAGTACGGCTTCTCGCGTGATGACGTGGACTCCTATGCGGTGGAAAGCCAAAAGCGCGCAGGCAGGGCGTGGGAGGAAGGACGCTTCTCGAAATCCGTGGTCGCGGTGAAGGACCAGAACGGCCTCACCATCCTCGACCGCGACGAGCACATGCGCCCGACGACGGACATGCAGTCGCTGGGAAGCCTCAACGCCTCCTTCGCCATGCACGGCGAGATGGGCGGCTACGACGCCGTCGCGATCCAGGCTCATCCGGAACTGGAGAGCGTCAACCACGTCCACCACGCCGGTAACTCGTCCGGCATCGTCGACGGCGCCGGCGCGGTCCTCCTGGGCTCGAAGGAGGGCGGCGAGATGCTGGGCGTGAAGCCGCGTGCTCGCATCCGCGCCTTCGCCAATATCGGTTCGGACCCCGCGCTGATGCTGACCGGCCCGGTGGACGTGACGGAAAAGCTTCTCGCCCGCTCGGGGATGCAGCTTTCGGACATCGACCTTTTCGAGCTGAACGAGGCCTTCGCGGCCGTGGTGCTGCGCTATCTCCAGGCTTTCGAGATCGATCCGTCGGTCATGAACGTCAACGGCGGCGCGATCGCCATGGGCCATCCGCTGGGCGCCACGGGCGCCATGATCCTCGGCACCGCTCTCGACGAGCTCGAGCGGCAGGACAAGAACACCGCGCTCGTCACGCTGTGCATCGGCGCCGGCATGGGCACCGCGACGATCATCGAGCGCGTCTGA
- a CDS encoding YihY/virulence factor BrkB family protein, whose protein sequence is MAVKSLRFAPNTSDEVRRRASEPGRGRDARGPFSIPMKGWKDIAARLYTSFFEDRIMLIAAGATFYLLLALFPTFAVFVSAYGFVADPNTIADHIAFIGQFLPQAGTDILTSQLETLVTQDPASLSFGFVSGLLFAMWSANNGVKTLFEAMNVAYGEQEKRSFIKLNLIAFTFTLGGIVLATVMLLAIGIIPAAMAIIGAQSFTDEIVLIGRWPVLFALIVFAIGLLYRYGASRRRAQWRWVMFGATLTAVVWLAASMGFSWYLQSFANYNATYGSLGAVIGFMMWVWISSTIFIVGAEINAEMEHQTAFDTTDEEERPIGERGARVADTIGQSTRKVDDPTPEKKSFFHRKKRLHG, encoded by the coding sequence ATGGCGGTCAAGAGCCTGCGCTTCGCGCCCAATACGAGCGACGAGGTTCGCCGCCGCGCAAGCGAGCCTGGGCGCGGACGCGACGCGCGCGGACCCTTCTCGATCCCGATGAAGGGCTGGAAGGATATCGCCGCAAGGCTCTACACGTCCTTCTTCGAAGACCGTATCATGCTGATCGCGGCGGGGGCGACCTTCTATCTCCTGCTCGCGCTCTTTCCAACCTTCGCCGTCTTCGTTTCGGCCTACGGCTTCGTCGCCGATCCGAACACGATCGCGGATCATATCGCCTTCATCGGCCAGTTCCTGCCGCAGGCCGGCACGGATATCCTGACCTCCCAGCTCGAGACGCTGGTGACGCAGGACCCCGCATCGCTCTCCTTCGGCTTCGTCTCGGGCCTCCTGTTCGCGATGTGGAGCGCGAACAACGGCGTTAAGACGCTCTTCGAGGCGATGAACGTCGCCTATGGCGAGCAGGAGAAACGCTCGTTCATCAAGCTCAATCTGATCGCCTTTACCTTCACTCTCGGCGGCATCGTCCTGGCGACCGTGATGCTCCTGGCCATCGGCATCATCCCTGCCGCCATGGCCATCATCGGTGCGCAGAGCTTCACGGACGAAATTGTGCTCATCGGCCGCTGGCCGGTGCTCTTTGCGCTGATCGTCTTCGCCATCGGGCTCCTCTACCGTTACGGTGCAAGCCGCCGACGCGCCCAGTGGCGCTGGGTGATGTTCGGCGCGACGCTGACGGCGGTGGTCTGGCTCGCCGCCTCGATGGGCTTCTCCTGGTATCTCCAGAGCTTCGCCAATTACAACGCGACCTACGGCTCGCTCGGCGCGGTCATCGGTTTCATGATGTGGGTCTGGATTTCCTCGACGATCTTCATCGTCGGCGCCGAGATCAACGCCGAAATGGAACACCAGACGGCCTTCGACACCACCGACGAGGAGGAGCGCCCCATCGGTGAGCGCGGCGCGCGCGTGGCCGACACGATCGGCCAGTCCACCCGCAAGGTCGACGACCCGACGCCTGAGAAGAAGAGCTTCTTCCATCGCAAGAAGCGCTTGCACGGATAG
- a CDS encoding S24 family peptidase: protein MLSHERIWGAIDALAARHKLSPSALARKAGLDPTTFNKSKRAAADGRARWPSTESLSKVLDATGTSLDGFTQLVGGTVPVRASQTVPLLGFAEAGADGYFDDAGFPVGQGWDEIELPPGTEEDAYALEVSGHSMMPLYRDGDVVIVSPSAAVRRGDRVVARTRKGEVMVKILQRRTARTVELASVNPDYPDRQFAVEEIEWLARILWASQ from the coding sequence ATGCTGTCGCACGAGCGGATCTGGGGCGCGATCGACGCGCTGGCCGCCCGCCACAAGCTTTCACCCTCCGCCCTCGCCCGCAAGGCCGGGCTCGATCCGACGACGTTCAACAAATCGAAGCGCGCGGCAGCCGACGGGCGCGCGCGCTGGCCCTCGACGGAGTCTCTGTCGAAGGTTCTCGACGCGACCGGCACCAGCCTCGACGGCTTCACTCAGCTCGTCGGCGGTACCGTGCCGGTGCGCGCGAGCCAGACCGTCCCGCTCCTCGGTTTCGCGGAAGCGGGAGCGGACGGTTATTTCGATGATGCCGGCTTCCCCGTCGGCCAGGGGTGGGACGAGATCGAGCTGCCGCCCGGCACCGAGGAGGACGCCTACGCGCTGGAGGTTTCCGGCCATTCCATGATGCCGCTCTACCGCGACGGTGACGTCGTGATCGTCTCGCCGAGCGCGGCGGTTCGGCGCGGAGACCGTGTCGTGGCGCGCACGCGCAAGGGCGAGGTTATGGTGAAGATCCTGCAGCGCCGGACCGCGCGCACGGTCGAGCTCGCCTCGGTCAATCCGGACTATCCCGACCGCCAGTTCGCGGTGGAAGAGATCGAATGGCTGGCGCGTATTCTATGGGCGAGCCAGTAG
- a CDS encoding thermonuclease family protein, whose amino-acid sequence MEALTQSLKIGAALAVLVAVAIYAMPERPSLLAGRGEEAAPQVAQAPAPEPVETPAPAPVPATRPEAPASAPAEPTAGQRHLERLRQGAGRPAGSTPPEAAPEASAPLSPPPVATEAPAEMPAEAPEQVPAPASEPPRGLAEITEPVPAPSFRLFRDAAAGAGATIFTEDQTIRIAGVEPPAAGARCAGGSCEEEARAALSDFLSDRSLLCAVDPGAGPSTTAPCVAGEDDVGQWLVSNGWASASPGSRYARDEETARANGIGIWTGD is encoded by the coding sequence ATGGAAGCACTGACACAATCTCTGAAGATCGGCGCCGCGCTGGCCGTTCTCGTCGCCGTCGCGATCTATGCCATGCCCGAGCGGCCGAGCCTGCTCGCCGGGCGCGGCGAGGAGGCCGCACCGCAGGTCGCGCAGGCACCGGCGCCAGAGCCCGTCGAAACGCCAGCGCCCGCACCAGTTCCCGCCACCCGCCCCGAGGCGCCGGCATCAGCACCCGCCGAGCCGACCGCCGGCCAGCGGCATCTGGAAAGGCTGCGCCAAGGGGCGGGGCGTCCCGCAGGCAGCACGCCGCCGGAAGCTGCGCCGGAAGCGTCGGCGCCCCTCAGCCCGCCGCCGGTCGCGACCGAGGCACCGGCAGAAATGCCCGCCGAGGCGCCGGAACAGGTCCCGGCTCCTGCAAGCGAGCCGCCGCGCGGCCTTGCTGAGATCACCGAGCCGGTGCCCGCTCCCAGTTTCCGCCTCTTCCGCGACGCGGCGGCGGGAGCCGGCGCCACCATCTTCACCGAAGACCAGACGATCCGCATCGCCGGCGTCGAGCCGCCGGCCGCAGGTGCGCGCTGCGCCGGCGGCTCGTGCGAAGAGGAGGCGCGCGCAGCGCTGTCGGACTTCCTGTCCGATCGCTCGCTCCTGTGCGCCGTCGATCCAGGCGCCGGCCCAAGCACGACCGCGCCCTGCGTTGCGGGGGAAGACGATGTCGGCCAGTGGCTCGTGTCGAACGGCTGGGCATCGGCCTCGCCGGGCAGCCGCTATGCACGCGACGAGGAGACGGCGCGCGCGAACGGCATCGGCATCTGGACCGGCGACTGA
- a CDS encoding transporter substrate-binding domain-containing protein: MTPNFSDQRQRPSAPALSGLWRVRFLTSVDYPPFNFLDARGRLAGLNVELARAICEELEITDICQIEARPFEELLPALEAGEGEAIIAGLAVTAENRQALAFTEPYFRYPARFVASTELDLSASLAAGMSGRRVGVVQNTAHAAMLAAFFPAATATPLETRDAALTALRAGDVEAVFGDGVGLSFWLASEAAQGCCAFAGGPYLSDRFLGEGLAIAVRDENATLADAFDDAIVRLVEKRRFSELLLRAFPISAF, encoded by the coding sequence GTGACCCCGAACTTCTCGGATCAGCGCCAGCGCCCTTCCGCGCCCGCTCTTTCGGGCCTGTGGCGCGTGCGGTTCCTGACCAGCGTCGACTATCCCCCGTTCAACTTCCTCGATGCCCGCGGTCGCCTGGCCGGGCTCAATGTCGAGCTGGCGCGCGCGATCTGCGAGGAGCTCGAGATCACCGACATCTGCCAGATCGAGGCGCGGCCCTTCGAAGAGTTGCTGCCGGCATTGGAAGCGGGGGAAGGGGAGGCGATCATCGCGGGGCTGGCCGTGACGGCCGAGAACCGGCAGGCGCTCGCCTTCACCGAGCCCTATTTCCGCTACCCGGCGCGCTTCGTGGCCTCTACCGAACTGGATCTTTCGGCCTCGCTTGCCGCTGGAATGAGCGGGCGGCGCGTCGGTGTCGTCCAGAACACCGCGCATGCGGCGATGCTCGCCGCCTTCTTTCCGGCCGCGACCGCGACCCCTCTCGAAACGCGCGACGCCGCTCTCACGGCCCTTCGCGCGGGCGACGTCGAGGCTGTGTTCGGCGATGGCGTCGGCCTTTCCTTCTGGCTGGCGAGCGAGGCGGCGCAAGGATGCTGCGCCTTCGCTGGCGGCCCTTATCTCTCCGACCGCTTCCTCGGCGAAGGGCTCGCGATCGCGGTGCGCGACGAGAACGCGACCCTTGCCGATGCCTTCGACGATGCGATCGTGCGGCTCGTGGAGAAGCGGCGCTTCTCCGAGCTTCTTCTGCGCGCCTTTCCGATCAGTGCCTTCTGA
- a CDS encoding MerR family transcriptional regulator — MLLGLEGDDGDRRETYKIGDLAKEFGVTLRTLRFYEDRGLLKPIRRGTARLYTRRDRVHLMLIQLIKTLGFSLTEAKQIIEGREEAEGGLAQLQDMLKRFEEQHAQLLAQRQEIETSLEAMERALAVVRHALAAPAR, encoded by the coding sequence GTGCTGCTCGGCCTGGAAGGCGATGACGGCGACCGGCGCGAAACATACAAGATCGGCGATCTCGCGAAGGAGTTCGGCGTCACGCTGCGCACGCTGCGTTTCTACGAGGACCGGGGCCTTCTCAAGCCGATCCGCCGCGGCACCGCCCGCCTGTACACGCGGCGTGACCGCGTCCACCTGATGCTGATCCAGCTCATCAAGACGCTTGGCTTTTCGCTCACCGAAGCCAAGCAGATCATCGAAGGCCGCGAGGAGGCCGAGGGCGGTCTTGCGCAGCTTCAGGACATGCTCAAGCGCTTCGAGGAACAGCACGCCCAACTCCTCGCCCAGCGCCAGGAAATCGAGACCTCGCTCGAGGCGATGGAACGCGCGCTGGCCGTGGTGCGGCACGCCCTCGCAGCTCCGGCACGCTGA
- a CDS encoding acyl-CoA dehydrogenase C-terminal domain-containing protein, with amino-acid sequence MPIYNAPVRDTLFVLNDVLKIGRFDNLPGFSDASPDVTEAILGEAGKFATEVFHPLNQIGDREGCKRAEDGSVTTPNGFKAAYDQFREAGWGGLSAEAEYGGQGLPHTLAAAVNEYLSSANMAFAMYPGLTRGAIAAIQQHGSDDQKQTYLPKMIEGSWTGTMNLTEPHCGTDLGLLRTRATPQDDGSYRISGQKIFISAGEHDLSDNIIHLVLARIDGAPEGVKGISLFIVPKFVLDDAGNPGSRNGVKCGSIEEKMGIHGNATCVMNYDEATGYLIGEAHRGLRAMFTMMNEARLGVGIQGLAISEIAYQNAVTYAKERIQGRSLSGPKAKDKAADPIIVHPDVRRMLMTMRAVNEAGRALVLHTALKGDLSHVAEDEKERQAADDWMGLLTPVIKGVLTDKGFENAVMAQQVYGGHGYIAEWGMEQFVRDARIAQIYEGANGIQALDLVGRKLALNGGRAIQAFFAEVGKFAEENRSDEAMAPYTKGLKKGLNDLQQATMWLMQNAMARPDNAGAASNDYMHLIGLVALGYMWALQAKAAQEKLAGGGGDEAFLNAKLTTGKFFMDRLMPETAAHLSRISSGADSMMALEDAAF; translated from the coding sequence ATGCCGATCTACAATGCGCCCGTGCGCGACACGCTCTTCGTCCTCAACGACGTTCTCAAGATCGGACGCTTCGACAATCTGCCGGGGTTCTCGGACGCTTCGCCTGACGTGACCGAGGCGATCCTCGGCGAAGCCGGCAAGTTCGCGACGGAAGTCTTTCACCCGCTGAACCAGATCGGTGACCGCGAGGGCTGCAAGCGTGCCGAGGACGGTTCGGTAACGACGCCGAACGGCTTCAAGGCAGCCTACGACCAGTTCCGCGAGGCCGGCTGGGGCGGGCTCTCGGCGGAGGCCGAATATGGCGGCCAGGGCCTGCCCCACACGCTGGCGGCGGCGGTCAACGAGTATCTCTCCTCGGCCAACATGGCCTTCGCCATGTATCCAGGCCTGACGCGCGGCGCGATCGCCGCGATCCAGCAGCACGGCAGCGACGATCAGAAGCAGACCTATCTGCCGAAGATGATCGAGGGTTCGTGGACCGGCACGATGAACCTCACCGAGCCGCATTGCGGCACGGATCTCGGCCTGCTGCGCACCCGCGCGACGCCGCAGGACGATGGCAGCTACAGGATTTCCGGTCAGAAGATCTTCATCTCGGCCGGCGAGCACGACCTCTCCGACAACATCATCCACCTCGTTCTGGCGCGCATCGACGGCGCGCCGGAGGGGGTGAAGGGCATCTCGCTCTTCATCGTGCCGAAGTTCGTTCTGGACGATGCCGGGAACCCCGGCTCGCGCAATGGCGTGAAGTGCGGCTCCATCGAAGAGAAGATGGGCATCCACGGCAACGCCACCTGCGTCATGAACTACGACGAGGCGACGGGCTATCTCATCGGCGAGGCGCACAGGGGCCTTCGCGCCATGTTCACGATGATGAACGAGGCGCGGCTCGGCGTCGGCATCCAGGGGCTGGCGATCTCCGAGATCGCTTACCAGAACGCCGTGACGTACGCGAAGGAGCGCATCCAGGGCCGCTCGCTGTCCGGACCGAAAGCGAAGGATAAGGCGGCCGACCCGATCATCGTCCATCCGGACGTTCGTCGGATGCTAATGACCATGCGCGCCGTCAACGAGGCGGGCCGCGCGCTCGTCCTCCACACCGCGCTGAAGGGCGACCTTTCGCACGTCGCCGAGGACGAGAAGGAGCGCCAGGCCGCCGACGACTGGATGGGCCTCCTCACCCCCGTCATCAAAGGCGTTCTGACCGACAAAGGCTTCGAGAACGCGGTGATGGCGCAGCAGGTCTATGGCGGCCACGGCTACATCGCGGAATGGGGCATGGAGCAGTTCGTGCGCGATGCGCGCATCGCCCAGATCTACGAAGGTGCCAACGGCATCCAGGCGCTCGACCTCGTCGGCCGCAAGCTCGCGCTGAACGGCGGGCGCGCGATCCAGGCGTTCTTTGCCGAGGTCGGCAAATTCGCCGAGGAGAACCGCTCCGACGAGGCGATGGCGCCTTATACCAAGGGTCTGAAGAAGGGTCTGAACGATCTGCAGCAGGCGACGATGTGGCTGATGCAGAACGCCATGGCCAGGCCCGACAATGCGGGCGCCGCCTCCAACGACTACATGCACCTCATCGGGCTCGTCGCGCTCGGCTACATGTGGGCGCTCCAGGCCAAGGCCGCGCAGGAGAAACTGGCCGGAGGTGGCGGCGACGAGGCCTTCCTGAACGCCAAGCTGACGACGGGCAAGTTCTTCATGGACCGGCTGATGCCCGAGACCGCTGCTCATCTTTCGCGGATCTCGTCCGGCGCCGATTCCATGATGGCGCTGGAAGACGCGGCGTTCTGA
- a CDS encoding lysine--tRNA ligase, with translation MDDGSQSLIEEGARSNAWPFEEARKLVERRKRLGKDGEVLFETGYGPSGLPHIGTFGEVARTSMVRHAFRVLTEDAVPTRLVCFSDDMDGLRKVPENVPNREMMAGFLGKPLSRVPDPFSNEYPSFGAANNARLRAFLDRFGFEYEFISATDTYTSGRFDETLLKMLAVYDEVMEIILPTLGPDRRATYSPFLPICPRTGIVLQVPMVERDVAGGRIAYDDPETGERVWTSVTGGAVKCQWKADWALRWAALGVDYEMAGKDLIDSVTLSSKIARALGAEPPEGFNYELFLDEKGQKISKSKGNGLTIDEWLTYASPESLSFYMFGKPRAAKKLHFDVIPKAVDDYYSFVSAYGRQDLRQQLQNPVWHIHDGEPPAHGVSVPFAMLLNLVSASNASNKETLWGFISRYAPGVTAQSEPELDRLVAYALAYFEDFVRPTKRFRTPDEVERAALEVLDEKLAALPQGSDAGAIQDAVLDVARPIPRYQDEKKKGPDGGPGVSLEWFSALYQILIGQERGPRFGSFVALYGIAETRALIADALAGRLTA, from the coding sequence ATGGACGACGGCTCGCAAAGCCTGATCGAGGAAGGGGCGCGCTCGAACGCCTGGCCCTTCGAGGAGGCGCGAAAGCTCGTCGAGCGCCGGAAGCGCCTCGGCAAGGATGGCGAGGTTCTGTTCGAAACGGGCTACGGTCCCTCCGGCCTGCCCCATATCGGCACCTTCGGGGAGGTCGCCCGGACCTCGATGGTGCGCCATGCCTTCCGCGTCCTGACCGAAGACGCCGTGCCAACGCGCCTCGTCTGCTTCTCCGACGACATGGACGGGCTGCGCAAGGTGCCCGAGAACGTGCCGAACCGCGAGATGATGGCGGGCTTCCTCGGCAAGCCGCTGTCGCGCGTGCCGGACCCGTTCTCCAACGAATATCCATCCTTCGGCGCGGCCAACAACGCGCGCCTGCGCGCTTTCCTCGACCGTTTCGGCTTCGAGTACGAGTTCATCTCGGCGACGGACACCTACACGTCCGGCCGCTTCGACGAGACGCTCCTGAAGATGCTCGCCGTCTACGACGAGGTGATGGAGATCATCCTGCCGACGCTCGGGCCGGATCGGCGCGCCACCTATTCGCCCTTCCTGCCGATCTGCCCGCGCACCGGCATCGTCCTGCAGGTGCCCATGGTGGAGCGGGACGTGGCAGGCGGGCGCATCGCCTATGACGACCCCGAGACCGGCGAGCGCGTCTGGACGTCCGTGACCGGCGGCGCCGTGAAGTGCCAATGGAAGGCGGACTGGGCACTGCGCTGGGCCGCCCTCGGCGTCGATTACGAGATGGCGGGCAAGGACCTGATCGATTCGGTCACGCTCTCCTCGAAGATCGCGCGCGCGCTCGGCGCCGAGCCGCCGGAAGGCTTCAATTATGAGCTCTTCCTCGATGAGAAGGGCCAGAAGATCTCAAAGTCCAAGGGCAACGGCCTGACGATCGACGAGTGGCTGACCTACGCCTCGCCCGAGAGCCTGTCCTTCTACATGTTCGGCAAGCCGCGCGCGGCCAAGAAGCTGCATTTCGACGTCATCCCGAAGGCGGTCGACGATTATTACAGCTTCGTCTCGGCCTACGGGCGGCAGGATCTGCGCCAGCAGCTTCAGAACCCGGTCTGGCACATCCATGACGGCGAGCCGCCGGCGCATGGCGTTTCCGTGCCCTTCGCCATGCTGCTCAATCTCGTCTCCGCCTCCAACGCCTCCAACAAGGAGACGCTGTGGGGGTTCATCTCGCGCTATGCGCCGGGTGTGACGGCACAGAGCGAGCCCGAACTCGACCGGCTGGTCGCCTACGCGCTCGCCTATTTCGAGGACTTCGTTCGTCCGACGAAGCGCTTCCGTACGCCGGACGAGGTGGAGCGTGCCGCGCTCGAGGTGCTGGACGAAAAACTGGCGGCTCTGCCGCAGGGCAGCGATGCCGGCGCGATCCAGGACGCCGTCCTCGACGTCGCCCGGCCGATCCCGCGCTATCAGGACGAGAAGAAGAAGGGCCCGGATGGCGGTCCCGGTGTCTCGCTCGAATGGTTCTCGGCGCTCTACCAGATCCTGATCGGGCAGGAGCGCGGCCCGCGTTTCGGCTCCTTCGTGGCGCTGTATGGTATCGCGGAGACCCGTGCGCTGATCGCCGACGCGCTCGCGGGCCGACTCACGGCTTGA
- a CDS encoding 3-hydroxyacyl-CoA dehydrogenase NAD-binding domain-containing protein, giving the protein MTYKNFTVQTDADGVALVTWDMTDRSMNVFTEEVMGEIDAMIDELARDAAVKGVIITSGKKGSFTGGADLKMLRGMFDGYEKKLEADRGGAVEELFARAGEMGRIWRKLETSGKPFVAAINGTCMGGGFELALACHARVASASAKMGLPEVKVGIFPGAGGTQRVPRMTDTQSALQMLLQGQTLSADKAKRMKLIDEVVADDGDLVGKAKDMLKAGLSAVKPWDEKGFKLPSGPVYSPAGAQVWPAVASLYRKETADNYPGARAIVKCVYEGLLVPMDTALKIEQRYFAQVLQTTEAAMMIRSLFVSMQALNKGARRPKDVPEQAIRKVGVLGAGFMGAGIAYVSAKAGLEVVLIDRDQEAADKGKAHSRTLMEGLVKKGRASAEETETVLSRITATPSYDALSDVDLVVEAVFEDRDVKADVTKKAAAVMKDGAIFASNTSTIPISTLAGAFPDTARFIGIHFFSPVDRMMLTEIILGEKTGDTALAVALDFVRAIKKTPIVVNDTRGFFANRCVLRYMSEAYDMLVEGVPAPMIENAAKFAGMPVGPLALNDETAVDLSQRIMKATIRDEGEDAVDPRHFKLVNAMVDGDGRLGRKAGKGFYDYPAKPAKKSLWPGLKEMFPQKKAEDVDFTELKQRFLVTMALEAARTMEEGVVTDPREADVGSILGFGYAPYTGGTISYIDGMGVKAFVALCEKLEAKHGERFAPTPLLREMASRGETFYTRFAPAEAA; this is encoded by the coding sequence ATGACCTACAAGAACTTCACCGTTCAGACCGACGCCGACGGCGTCGCCCTCGTCACCTGGGACATGACGGACCGCTCGATGAACGTCTTCACCGAGGAGGTGATGGGCGAGATCGACGCGATGATCGACGAACTCGCGCGCGACGCGGCGGTCAAGGGCGTCATCATCACCTCCGGCAAGAAGGGCTCCTTCACCGGCGGCGCGGACCTCAAGATGCTGCGCGGCATGTTCGACGGCTACGAGAAGAAGCTCGAGGCCGACCGGGGGGGCGCCGTCGAGGAGCTTTTCGCGCGCGCCGGCGAGATGGGCCGTATCTGGCGCAAGCTGGAGACGAGCGGCAAGCCCTTCGTCGCCGCGATCAACGGCACCTGCATGGGCGGCGGCTTCGAGCTGGCGCTCGCCTGCCATGCGCGCGTCGCCAGCGCCTCGGCCAAGATGGGCCTGCCGGAAGTGAAGGTCGGCATCTTCCCCGGCGCGGGCGGCACACAGCGCGTGCCGCGCATGACCGACACGCAGTCCGCGCTCCAGATGCTGCTGCAGGGCCAGACGCTCTCGGCCGACAAGGCCAAGCGCATGAAGCTCATCGACGAGGTGGTGGCCGACGACGGCGATCTCGTCGGCAAGGCAAAGGACATGCTGAAGGCCGGGCTCTCGGCCGTGAAGCCGTGGGACGAAAAAGGCTTCAAGCTGCCTTCGGGGCCCGTCTACTCGCCAGCCGGCGCTCAGGTCTGGCCTGCCGTCGCCTCACTCTATCGAAAGGAGACGGCCGACAACTACCCTGGCGCGCGCGCCATCGTCAAATGCGTCTACGAGGGGCTTCTCGTCCCGATGGATACGGCGCTGAAGATCGAGCAGCGCTATTTCGCGCAGGTCCTCCAGACGACCGAGGCGGCGATGATGATCCGCTCGCTCTTCGTGTCCATGCAGGCGCTGAACAAGGGCGCGCGCAGGCCCAAAGACGTGCCCGAGCAGGCGATCCGTAAGGTCGGCGTCCTCGGCGCGGGCTTCATGGGCGCAGGCATCGCCTATGTCTCGGCCAAGGCCGGCCTCGAGGTCGTCCTGATCGACCGCGATCAGGAAGCGGCCGACAAGGGCAAGGCCCATTCGCGCACGCTGATGGAAGGTCTGGTCAAGAAGGGCCGCGCCAGCGCCGAGGAGACCGAGACGGTGCTTTCGCGCATCACCGCGACACCGTCCTACGACGCGCTTTCCGACGTCGATCTCGTGGTCGAGGCGGTCTTCGAGGATCGCGACGTCAAGGCGGACGTGACGAAGAAGGCGGCCGCCGTGATGAAGGACGGCGCGATCTTTGCGTCGAACACTTCCACCATCCCGATCTCGACGCTCGCCGGCGCGTTCCCTGACACGGCGCGCTTCATCGGCATCCACTTCTTCTCGCCGGTGGACCGGATGATGCTCACCGAGATCATCCTCGGCGAGAAGACCGGCGACACGGCGCTCGCGGTCGCGCTGGACTTCGTGCGCGCCATCAAGAAGACGCCGATCGTCGTCAACGACACGCGCGGCTTCTTCGCCAACCGCTGCGTGCTTCGCTACATGTCGGAAGCCTACGACATGCTGGTCGAGGGCGTGCCCGCTCCGATGATCGAGAACGCGGCCAAGTTCGCGGGCATGCCCGTCGGCCCCCTCGCTCTCAACGACGAGACGGCGGTGGATCTGTCTCAGCGCATCATGAAGGCGACAATCCGCGACGAGGGCGAGGACGCGGTCGATCCGCGCCATTTCAAGCTCGTCAACGCGATGGTGGACGGCGACGGGCGGCTCGGGCGCAAGGCCGGCAAGGGCTTCTACGACTATCCGGCCAAGCCCGCCAAGAAGAGCCTGTGGCCGGGCCTGAAAGAGATGTTCCCGCAAAAGAAGGCCGAGGATGTCGACTTCACCGAGCTGAAGCAGCGCTTCCTCGTGACGATGGCGCTGGAGGCGGCCCGCACGATGGAGGAAGGCGTCGTCACCGATCCGCGCGAGGCCGATGTAGGCTCGATCCTCGGCTTCGGCTATGCGCCCTATACGGGCGGGACGATCTCCTACATCGACGGCATGGGCGTGAAGGCTTTCGTCGCGCTCTGCGAGAAGCTGGAGGCGAAGCACGGAGAGCGCTTCGCGCCGACGCCGCTCCTTCGGGAGATGGCCTCGCGGGGCGAGACCTTCTACACGCGCTTCGCCCCGGCCGAGGCCGCCTGA